A genomic segment from Bosea sp. OAE506 encodes:
- the gcvH gene encoding glycine cleavage system protein GcvH: MSETRYTKDHEYIRIEGDTGIVGITDFAQGQLGDVVFVELPALGKAVSKGGEAAVVESVKAASEVYAPVSGEVVAVNSELEGAPGTVNEDPSGKGWFLKLKLKDAAELEGLMSEAEYQNYLKTL; the protein is encoded by the coding sequence ATGTCCGAGACCCGCTACACCAAGGACCACGAATACATCCGTATCGAGGGCGACACCGGCATCGTCGGCATCACCGACTTCGCCCAGGGCCAGCTCGGCGACGTCGTCTTCGTCGAGCTTCCTGCGCTCGGCAAAGCCGTCTCCAAGGGTGGCGAAGCGGCCGTGGTCGAGAGCGTCAAGGCGGCCTCCGAGGTCTATGCGCCGGTCTCCGGCGAGGTCGTGGCCGTCAACAGCGAGCTCGAGGGCGCGCCCGGCACGGTGAACGAGGATCCTTCCGGCAAGGGCTGGTTCCTGAAGCTCAAGCTCAAGGACGCGGCCGAGCTCGAGGGCCTGATGAGCGAGGCCGAGTACCAGAACTACCTCAAGACGCTGTGA
- the gcvT gene encoding glycine cleavage system aminomethyltransferase GcvT — MDAAVADAEASPEVIVLKTPLHARHVALGARMVPFAGYDMPVQYPTGILTEHNWTREKAGLFDVSHMGQCFLVGPDHETTGRALEALVPADIVNLAPGKQRYSQLLNEEGGILDDLMVTRSIDPDEDGALYLVVNAACKTDDYAHIEARLPAHVKLIRAEHRGLIAIQGPAAEAALAAIAPEAREMAFMTSRTMKVAGIKANVSRSGYTGEDGYEISAAASKIGEIWDTLLLDATVKPIGLGARDSLRLEAGLCLYGHDIDTTTSPVEAALTWSIQKRRREEGGFPGAARIQREFAEGVGRVRVGLLPEGRAPAREGAEIATPEGEIVGKVTSGGFGPTLNAPCAMGYVAKAHSAPGTQLNLIVRGKPLPAVVAAMPFVPNGYKR; from the coding sequence ATGGACGCCGCTGTTGCCGATGCCGAGGCCTCGCCCGAGGTCATCGTACTCAAGACCCCTCTTCATGCCCGCCATGTAGCGCTCGGCGCCCGCATGGTGCCCTTCGCCGGCTACGACATGCCGGTCCAGTACCCGACGGGCATCCTGACCGAGCATAACTGGACGCGCGAGAAGGCCGGCCTCTTCGACGTCTCGCATATGGGCCAGTGCTTCCTGGTCGGCCCCGACCACGAGACCACGGGGCGCGCCCTCGAGGCGCTGGTTCCCGCCGACATCGTCAATCTCGCGCCGGGCAAGCAGCGCTACTCGCAGCTCCTCAACGAGGAGGGCGGCATTCTCGATGATCTGATGGTGACGCGCTCGATCGATCCCGACGAGGACGGCGCGCTCTATCTCGTCGTCAACGCCGCCTGCAAGACGGACGACTACGCCCATATCGAGGCGCGCCTGCCCGCCCATGTGAAGCTGATCCGGGCCGAGCATCGCGGCCTGATCGCGATCCAGGGCCCCGCAGCCGAAGCCGCGCTGGCTGCGATCGCCCCCGAGGCCCGCGAGATGGCCTTCATGACGTCGCGCACCATGAAGGTCGCGGGCATCAAGGCCAATGTCAGCCGCTCCGGCTACACCGGCGAGGACGGCTACGAGATTTCGGCCGCCGCCTCGAAGATCGGCGAGATCTGGGACACGCTGCTGCTCGATGCCACTGTCAAGCCGATCGGCCTCGGCGCGCGTGATTCGCTGCGGCTGGAAGCCGGCTTGTGCCTCTATGGGCACGACATCGACACCACCACCTCGCCGGTCGAGGCCGCGCTGACCTGGTCGATCCAGAAGCGCCGGCGCGAGGAAGGCGGCTTCCCCGGGGCCGCCCGCATCCAGCGCGAATTTGCCGAGGGCGTCGGGCGTGTCCGCGTCGGCCTGCTGCCGGAAGGCCGGGCCCCGGCGCGCGAGGGTGCGGAGATCGCCACCCCCGAGGGCGAGATCGTCGGCAAGGTCACCTCCGGCGGCTTCGGCCCGACGCTGAACGCCCCCTGCGCGATGGGCTATGTCGCCAAGGCGCACAGCGCGCCGGGCACCCAACTCAACCTCATCGTGCGCGGCAAGCCGCTGCCGGCCGTCGTGGCGGCGATGCCGTTCGTTCCCAACGGCTACAAGCGCTGA